The Collibacillus ludicampi region CGAAAATCAACGGATATAACTACCCATTTAAAACTTCAATTCCAAGGAGGTAATCTGTCATGCTGGATAACCAAGCTCTCAACCTATCATCCCCTGTGCTTGACGACGCTCATGAAGGCGACATTCGTGGAGCGTTTGGAACCATACGCAAACAGGATACGGCCCCGCGCAAAACTTGGGGGGCTCGGCTTCGTACGTTACTGGCTATCATGGGTCCCGGTCTCATCGTCATGGTAGGCGATAACGATGCTGGCGGCATCGCTACGTATGCTCAGGCCGGGCAGAACTATGGAACGAGCCTGCTATGGGTGCTTCTGCTTCTCATTCCCGTATTAATCGTGAACCAAGAGATGGTCGTGCGTTTGGGTCTTGTGACTGGCGTAGGACACGCTCGCCTCATCTTTGAACGATTTGGACGTTTCTGGGGGGCTTTCTCTGTCGGTGATCTTTTCATCGTCAATTGTCTGACCCTTATCACAGAGTTCATTGGAATCGACTTGGCGATGTCGTATTTCGGAGTCAGTCCCTATATTTCCGTTCCAATTTCCGCATTGCTACTCATTGCAATAACCGTGACTGGCAGTTTCCGCCGCTGGGAGGCGTTCATGTACCTCTTCATCTTGGCGAACTTTTTAGTGATTCCGCTTGCGATCTGGAGCCATCCACATGCCGGTCCAGTAATACACGACTTTTTTGTTCCCCATGTTCAAGGTGGCCTGAATTCGGATGCACTGTTGCTCATTATTAGCATGGTTGGTACCACAGTTGCCCCTTGGCAACTGTTCTTCCAGCAGTCAAATGTGATCGATAAGCGCCTGACTCCGCGTTGGATGTCCTACGAACGGGCGGATACGGTCATCGGTGCATTCGTCGTGATTCTCGGTGCGGCGGCTTTAATCATCGCTACTGCGTTCGCCTTTCAGGGTACCAATCTTGCGGGTGCGTTTACCGATGCGGGTGCGGTCGCAAAAGGTTTGGCGGAAAAAGTCGGGCCGTTGTCGGGGGCCTTTTTTGCGATTGTCTTGCTAAACGCTTCACTGATTGGTGCAGCTTCTGTCACGCTCTCCACATCGTACGCCTTTGGCGATGTGTTTGGCGTCAAACATTCCTTGCATCGAAACTGGCGGGACGCTCTGGGCTTCTATGTCAGCTACACCATCCTCATATTGATATCCGGAGGGATTGTACTGATCCCCCATGCACCACTCGGCCTGATCACAACGGCGGTGCAGGCACTCGCGGGTGTACTGCTTCCGAGTGCAACGGTCTTCTTGCTCTTGCTGTGCAATGACAAGGATGTTCTGGGTCCTTGGGTCAACAAAATGTGGCTGAATGTAGTAAGCAGTATTATTGTCGGTGTTCTGGTCATGCTCTCATTTATCCTTGCCGTGACAACCCTTTTCCCTGACGTGAACGTACAACTCTTGACCGTGGTTTTGGCAGGCATTTTGGTGATCGGACTTCTAGTCGCTGGTTTGCTATATTATCGTCAACGAGGGAAAAATCCCACATATCCCGAATCTGAACAGGATCGCATGACTTGGAGGATGCCTCCATTGAGTACGCTTCCTAAACCGGTATGGTCGAAGACACGCAAGTTGGGCATGATCTTATTACGCGGCTATCTACTCGTAGCAGTCATTATGTTGATTGTTAAAGCTGTGCAACTTTCGCTTGGGCATTAATTTTCAATCGTCATCGAGGAAGGGGCAATCCATGGTCCCATCAGACCGGTCGATGTTTAAGTCTTGGAATGAAGCATGTCAAATCTTTCGATACAGTATAAAAGTCCTCGTTCTCGCCATTAGGCAAGACCGAGGACTTTATTCATTTAAAAATTTTACTCACGTTTTGGAGATTTGATTCTAAGTATAAAAAAGGCAGTTATTTTCACCATAAGCACGAGGAGGAAATACATGTGACTTTGCTATACTTTACACTCCATGTTGTTACCGCACTACTATGTGGCATGATCATTGGTTTTGAAAGACAATGGCGACATCGAATGGCCGGATTACGAACAAATGCTCTTGTTGCTTTGGGCTCTGCTTTGTTTGTATCACTCGCTGGGATCATTGTTGGTGAATCCAGTCCCACTCGTATCGCTGCTCAGGTGGTGTCGGGGATAGGTTTCATTGGTGCAGGTGTGATCATGCATAAATAAGGAGGTAATGTTCAGGGATTAAATACGGCAGCTACATTATGGTGTAGCGCCGCTGTTGGAACACTTGCGGGCTTAGGATTTATACTTGAAGCATTCATTGCTACTGTTCTTGTTATTGGAACGAATCTTTTCTTGCGTCCGATTGCCGAAAAAATCAACAAACAGCCGATGAATCAAACAGAAATTGAAACACGTTACAGTGTTCGAGTTGTATGTCGTCAGATTGATGAAACCCGTATTCGTGCTTTATTGCTCCACGCGATCGGAAACGAACAACTCTTCTTGCGCTCGTTACATAGTGAAGACCTCCATGATCATTCAGGGAAAATGGAGGTCATAGCTGAACTATTCACTCAGGGGCGCAGAGACCAATTAGTTGAATCAATTGTAGGTCGTGCCAGTTTAGAAGAAGGGGTAAGTTTTGTGAGTTGGGAAGTTGTTTAGTTTACGGGATAAAAGGAAGCACGGCTGGCACTTGAACTTTGGAGTCAGTAAGCAAAAAGGTATCTCATCGAACGGATGAGGTACTTTTTTTGCATAGGTGAGAACGAAAACCTCATATCGATAATGAATATCATTTTATCCTAAATTAAGCTGTTTTTTGAGATTAATATTTATTATCATTGAATTTCTTTATTTTTCTCTGGTTTTTAAGGCTATTCATGAATATAATAAGTGGTGGGAAACAAAGGGAAGGTAAGAAATGGTAGCAAAAAAAGAAAAGGAGTTATTAGGGATTATGAAAGATCTTAAGATAAAATTATTAATCGAAAACTGGCGAAGAGAGATGGAAGCCGTAGTGTTATATAAGGCATTAGCTCAAAAGGAAACCGATCCCAAACGAAAAATGATTTTATCTCAGCTTGCAGATATAGAAGAAAAACATACAAAACTTTGGGAACAAGAACTTAAAACTTTAGGCTATTCCCTTGATCAATTACCATCGATTTCGTTACCGAAAAGCTTGAAAAAAGAGGAAATGTTACAGCGAGTTTTGGATGTAGAACACAGTAATGCTTCTTGGTATAAATCCCAACGAAATCTAATTGAAGATGAAAATCTCGTTCAGATTCTTAATGAAATCGAAGAGGATGAAGCCAATCACGAAGGGACCGTGGAATCCTTCACAGAGAAGAAAACAGTGGTAAGTCAACTACTTGAAAAAATTTGGGATGAGGAAAAATGGCATAGGCGGCATACTGGTGGTTGGGTCGGAGATGTTATCTATGGTGTCAACGATGGGCTTGGTGCTATTTTTGGAATTATTGCTGGAGTGGCCGGATATACCAATAGCAATCATATGATTTTGGTATCTGGTTTCTTTGGTGCTTTGGCAAGCACCTTATCCATGGGCGCAGGAGCTTGGCTGGCGACGAAATCAGAAAACGAGGTAATGGAGAAAGAATTAGATCGTGAGCGAAAAGAAGTCCTTGAAAACCCCGAGCACGAAAGAGAAGAACTGGCTCTTTTATATCAACTAAAAGGTTTTACTAAAGAAGAGTCTGAGACCATTGCGAATAGAATTTCTCAAAATCCGGATCAATTTGTGAAGACCATGGCACAAGAGGAACTTGGAATCCATGAGACAAATGAGGGCAACCCTTGGGTTTCCGCTTTTTATGGATCCATCTCTACGTTCGTTGGCGGGATTATTCCGCTTATTCCGTTTTTCTTTTTATCGGGTCTCCCTGCCATGATCATCGCAGGTGTCGTTTCTATACTCGCTCATTTTGCTGTTGGGGCAGCTAAAAGTTTAATTACCGCTAGAAGTTGGTGGGCAAGCGGTTTAGAAATGATGACTGCTGGAATTATTGTAGGTGTGATTTCCTACGTTCTAGGATATTTGGGTACAATTTTATTATAAACGAATTAAGGGACTGATGTTCATCAAACGAAGAATGATGACAAATGCTTCTCAACCGCATCACACACGCTGACAAACTGTAATTTTTAGTTTGTCGGCGTTTTTTACATTCAAGGCTCTTCTTTATCCTTCTGATCACCGCCAACATAAAAATAGTATATTCCATATAAAACTTTTCCTTTATTTAAGTGATCATGATTTTCAATTTTTTATTAACTTTTGAGCGCTTTTTACTTAGTATATCGAACCATTTTTCTTATTTTTTAAGCTCATTCTTTTTCTAATAGTTGACATAGATTTTTGTAAGTTCATGCTCTATACTTTGGAACGAAAATATTGGGGTACTCATCCTATACAGGAGATGATCGTTTTGTTTTTTAAATACCAGAAAAAGGGGCGTTCATCATTTCCTTTGAAAAAGAAAAACAATCGCATTACCATCACCATGATCATGATCATCTATATGATGATTTCAACCGCTGCACTCGTTTTGTATGGACCTTTTGAAAATCTGCGCAGTGCAGTGATTGGTGCCATACTCACAAGCCGGCATCCATGGCTCATCACTCCTTTTTATTCAGCCTCTACATTGGCAAAGTATCGGCCTGTTTCCTTAGATACAATGGACCGGGGAACAATGCGGACTGGGGACTTTGCAAACATTCACGATAACGAAATCGAAGTGGTTCCGATTCAAACAGCCAAATATTCCGGCTGTTTATTGATCATTCATGATCCAAAACGTGTACATGTGGCGGTGACAAAATATTTAAACTCTGTTGGCGAAACAGTCAGTGAAATGGTGAAGGATTCCGGTTCGATCGCCGGTATTAATGCGGGAGGATTTATCGACGGTGGGCATGGTACGGGGGGAATACCTCTCGGTATCACCATTTCACGAGGAAAGTTTATCAGTGGAGATCAAACCTCGAGGGAACCTGTTATTGGAATCACAAAAAGTGGCGCACTGATCGTCGGCAAATATACGTTTCATGAACTTGAGCAATTGGGAATCTTAGATGCGGTCTCGTTCGGACCGGAACTTGTTCAAGACGGGAAACCTTATTTAAAGGCTACCGATGGATCCTGGGGCTACGCACCGAGATCAGCAATTGGTCAACGCAGAGATGGAGCGATTTTGTTGCTTGCCCTATCCGGACGGGGGAATGGTGGAATTGGTGCAAGCTTGCTCGATTGTGAGCAAGTGATGTTGGAACATGGCGCATATGTGGCAGCCAATCTGGATGGAGGATACAGTTCTGAACTTTATTATAAGAATCAATTTCTTGTACCTCCGTCGAATCCCCTTGGAGAAAGGTACGTGGCGACAAGCTTCGTCGTAGATGGGGGGAATACTACGTGAGAAAAAAGTGGATGATGAACAAAAAGGTATCCATATGGACGGGAGTTTTTACCTTGTTCACACTGTTCCAACTGGTGACACTCCATAAGATCGATAAATTTTTGCAGCCTCCCGTCTCGTCCATGGAAGGTTCTACACAAAAGGAACAAGAAATAGTAACTCTCATGCCCCCCAAGAACGCAGAACAAGTGATGTATAGCCAAGATAAACAGTACATGGCTTATACAACAAAGGATACGTTGACGATTGCCGGAAAGGAAGGAACCATTTTTCAACGAACGGTGGGGCAGGTATCCTATATGCAATGGCTGGGAAATACGAATACCCTTTTATATTTTGTCCAAGGCTCTTACTTGGATGCATATTTATTACCATTAAATGAAGCAAAATCCTATTTGATTCACGAATGGATTGGAAATCAGCGGAAAGTTGTAAACACCTTTTTCTCTCCGTACATGGAATACTTATATATTGAATTGAAAAATGGTTCAGTGTATGAAGTTTACAAGTATGACGCGGTAAGCGGAATCCGTCAATTACCATTGGGGGACATACAAATCTCACGCATTGATTATGACGAGCTTTCTGATCAGATGAATATAACGAGTTCTTTTGGCGGAGTCTGGCGTTACATGAGTGATCGATTGTACCGTCCGGACGGTTCGCTCGTCATACCGGCTGTGGCAGTTAATCAGCCGAATCCAAGAGCTGATAACCATCACTATCTTGAGGGAAAGAAACCATCATCCATGTCAAGCAATGAAATGAAGAAATCCAACGACATTACATCTAAAGAGACTCCTAACAACATAAAGCAGTCTAATACTACTGTCGTACCTCCTTCAGCCAAAACAACAGGAAGTACGGTGGCGGATAAATCACCCGCTGGATCTTCTAACCAGGTGAAAGCTCCAATACAAAAATAAGTGATATCGCATATAGTCTTTGATAATATAAAAAACAGAGGCAATAAAGGCTAAGAACAAACGCTTTAGTTGAGAAGGTTTCTCTTGATCGAAATCGTTTTAGATCACTAACAGAAGATATTGCTTTCCCATATTTGATGAATGACCTTACGGCTTCCATTATGGAAAACCTTATCCACGTTGAATTCTGGCAAATTCAATGAAACCGTGATAAACTGTTGGCGCACTCATAAAACCTCGTATTTGTTGTTAGTTAAACACCAACAATACTTGAGGATTACGAGTGCTTTTTCAATGTCAACCACTTTCGTGGTGATGAACCGAATTAAGTTTCAAAAAGTGGGTGTTTAAAGATGGATGAAAATTTCGGAGTGGAGAATCCACTAGAAAAAGTTGAAGAAGAATTGAGAGAGTTGGAAGAAAAAGAAGAAAAGTGGGAACGAGAAGAGCACAAACAACGCAAATTCAATAACTGGATTGCAGTTACAATTAGCGTGTATGCAGTATTTTCAGCTCTTTCTGGACTTCAAGAAAGTCAAATCACAACCGACACCTTATTGGAAATGGATCAAGCAGTACTGTTGCAAGCAAAAGCTTCCGATCAATGGAATTACTACGATTCGAAAAGTACGAAAAACGATGTAATCAAAGGACTGTCCCAACTTGTACCTGCTTTACAGGGGGATGCATTAAGTAAACAAAACGTACTAAACGAATACCAAAGTAGCATGAAAAAATTTGATTCAGATAAGACAACTCTACAAAAACAAGCCGATGACTTAGAGAAGCAACGGGATGAGACTATTCAGCATACGAATCAACTGGTTCTTAGACACCACAAAGCAGGAATGGCAACAACTTTTTTCCAAATTGCAATCGTATTGGCTTCTGTGGCCTCTATCTTGCGAAAGAAACTTTTCTGGTATGGATCGTTTGGTGTAGCTTCCATTGGTCTTATTTATTTATCTTCGTTGTTGTTATCCAATTAATCCACATGGCGTTTATCAAAAAAAACCTGTCTAGGCATGATTCATACTGCGGGGCAATTATGTCTGCTTTCATGGCAAAGAGGTAGTTTGTTCGCAGTCTGAGAGGGGGGGGACGAACCCCTCCTCTTTTTTTCTTCCACTCCCGTATAGAGGTAAGCGTAAAATAATCCCCACCTTTTGAAGAGATGGGGATTTTCGTATGATTTACGTATTCTTTTTTATAGCCCGGCAGGTAAGCGGTAGGCTTTCTGACCAAGGGAGAAGCTGATCTAAGGAATCTTTGTCTTTCATATCTAGGTTAGGTAGTTTCTCAAAGAGATAGGTAAGATAGAAATAGGGATGTAATCCATTTTCTTTCGCTGTCTCTATGATACTGTAAATGATCGCACTCGCCTTTGCACCACGCGGGGTATTGGAGAACAACCAGTTTTTGCGACCGATCACAAACGGTTTGATCGCGCGTTCACTTCGGTTGTTATCGATCTCCAATCGCCCATCTTGTAAAAACGCCTCTAATTTTTCCCACTGGTTCAGACAATACAAGATTGCCTGACCGAACGCACTTTTGGGCAACACTTTCGGTTTCTGGGTACGTAGCCATGCCAAAAAAGCATCCAACACAGGGCGGCTGCGTTCTTGACGGATTTGGTAACGTTCCTCAGGCGTGCACTCCTTTAAGTCCCGTTCAATCGCAAAGAGTTGATTGCAGAAATTGAGTCCCTCTTTGGCTGCTACCGGTGACGAGCGCTTCGATTCAGGCAGCGCCTTGAGTGCCTCATCGAATTTGCGCCGGGCGTGAGCCCAACAACCGACCAGGGTCACATCCGGTATCCCATGGTAACCCGCATAGCCATCGACGTGCAGGTACCCTTTGAAACCGGAAAGAAACTGACGCGGGTGTTTGCTCGCCCGTGTCGTCTGGTAGTCATAGAGGATGATGGCCGGACCTTCTCTCCCGGTGCGGTACAGCCATAGATAAGAAGTCGTCTGTGCGGCCCGACCCGGTTCGCGGAGCACTTGTAAGGTCGTCTCGTCTGCGTGCAGAATGTCCTGCTTGAGTAAGTGCTCGCGCATGCGATCATAGAGCAGACTCAACCAGGTATTCGCTCCGTAGAGGATCCAGTTGGCCAGGGTCTGACGAGACAACTCGATCCCCAGGCTTGCAAACTGTTGCTCTTGTCGGTAGAGAGGCATGCTCTCCACATATTTTTGACTCATGATATAGGCCATACTGGAAGGAGACGCCAAACTCCCCGGAAAGACGGGGGCAGGCATAGAGGCTGTGATAATCGGCGTACTTGTCTCCTCACGCTCACAACAGCGGCAGGAGTAGACGTAACGGACATGCTTGACCACTTTGACTTCGGCCGGAATGATTTTCAGCTCTTGCCGTATCTCCGTGCTCATTTCATGCAAAGAACCACCGCAACACGAACAAACCTGCTCCTCAGATGGCAGGCGATACTCGATCGTCTCCACAGGCAGGTTTTCAAGCTGGGTTTCCCGGTGGCCGCGTTTTTTCGAACGGCGATACGTAATGGTTTCGAGGGTAGGCTCCGCTACAGTGGGATCGGCCTCCACCTCGGCTTCATTAAAAAGCTCAAGCTGATCGGCATTCGTTCGCTCGAAGAGCCAAACCGGCGCTGTTGGCTAAGACGAAACTGCTCCTCATACCACTTCAGCTTGGCAGTGAGTTCAGCAATTTGATTTTTCAGCAAATCGCGTTCTTTTTG contains the following coding sequences:
- a CDS encoding Nramp family divalent metal transporter, with the protein product MLDNQALNLSSPVLDDAHEGDIRGAFGTIRKQDTAPRKTWGARLRTLLAIMGPGLIVMVGDNDAGGIATYAQAGQNYGTSLLWVLLLLIPVLIVNQEMVVRLGLVTGVGHARLIFERFGRFWGAFSVGDLFIVNCLTLITEFIGIDLAMSYFGVSPYISVPISALLLIAITVTGSFRRWEAFMYLFILANFLVIPLAIWSHPHAGPVIHDFFVPHVQGGLNSDALLLIISMVGTTVAPWQLFFQQSNVIDKRLTPRWMSYERADTVIGAFVVILGAAALIIATAFAFQGTNLAGAFTDAGAVAKGLAEKVGPLSGAFFAIVLLNASLIGAASVTLSTSYAFGDVFGVKHSLHRNWRDALGFYVSYTILILISGGIVLIPHAPLGLITTAVQALAGVLLPSATVFLLLLCNDKDVLGPWVNKMWLNVVSSIIVGVLVMLSFILAVTTLFPDVNVQLLTVVLAGILVIGLLVAGLLYYRQRGKNPTYPESEQDRMTWRMPPLSTLPKPVWSKTRKLGMILLRGYLLVAVIMLIVKAVQLSLGH
- a CDS encoding VIT1/CCC1 transporter family protein; its protein translation is MVAKKEKELLGIMKDLKIKLLIENWRREMEAVVLYKALAQKETDPKRKMILSQLADIEEKHTKLWEQELKTLGYSLDQLPSISLPKSLKKEEMLQRVLDVEHSNASWYKSQRNLIEDENLVQILNEIEEDEANHEGTVESFTEKKTVVSQLLEKIWDEEKWHRRHTGGWVGDVIYGVNDGLGAIFGIIAGVAGYTNSNHMILVSGFFGALASTLSMGAGAWLATKSENEVMEKELDRERKEVLENPEHEREELALLYQLKGFTKEESETIANRISQNPDQFVKTMAQEELGIHETNEGNPWVSAFYGSISTFVGGIIPLIPFFFLSGLPAMIIAGVVSILAHFAVGAAKSLITARSWWASGLEMMTAGIIVGVISYVLGYLGTILL
- a CDS encoding phosphodiester glycosidase family protein → MFFKYQKKGRSSFPLKKKNNRITITMIMIIYMMISTAALVLYGPFENLRSAVIGAILTSRHPWLITPFYSASTLAKYRPVSLDTMDRGTMRTGDFANIHDNEIEVVPIQTAKYSGCLLIIHDPKRVHVAVTKYLNSVGETVSEMVKDSGSIAGINAGGFIDGGHGTGGIPLGITISRGKFISGDQTSREPVIGITKSGALIVGKYTFHELEQLGILDAVSFGPELVQDGKPYLKATDGSWGYAPRSAIGQRRDGAILLLALSGRGNGGIGASLLDCEQVMLEHGAYVAANLDGGYSSELYYKNQFLVPPSNPLGERYVATSFVVDGGNTT
- a CDS encoding DUF4337 domain-containing protein — encoded protein: MDENFGVENPLEKVEEELRELEEKEEKWEREEHKQRKFNNWIAVTISVYAVFSALSGLQESQITTDTLLEMDQAVLLQAKASDQWNYYDSKSTKNDVIKGLSQLVPALQGDALSKQNVLNEYQSSMKKFDSDKTTLQKQADDLEKQRDETIQHTNQLVLRHHKAGMATTFFQIAIVLASVASILRKKLFWYGSFGVASIGLIYLSSLLLSN